The following proteins are co-located in the Sphingomonas panacis genome:
- a CDS encoding CopG family transcriptional regulator, whose amino-acid sequence MASRVLISLGEDRTSRLDDLAGQRGLSRSALIREAVDRLLDDSSESSDRERRLAGLRAGFGAWKNRTDIGDAVEWQRRERAGWTRPWDVDYPEVRAEFPDVFDEQDDREYEMHRARDPERYKTKL is encoded by the coding sequence ATGGCATCACGAGTCCTGATTTCCCTTGGTGAAGATCGAACCTCGCGACTCGATGATCTTGCCGGGCAACGCGGGTTGTCGCGGTCTGCTTTGATTCGCGAGGCGGTTGATCGTCTGCTCGATGACAGCAGCGAATCGAGCGACCGCGAACGCCGTCTGGCGGGGCTTCGTGCCGGCTTTGGCGCTTGGAAGAATCGTACCGATATCGGCGACGCGGTGGAATGGCAGCGGCGCGAGCGCGCGGGTTGGACTCGGCCTTGGGATGTCGATTACCCCGAGGTTCGGGCGGAGTTTCCCGACGTTTTCGATGAGCAGGACGACCGCGAGTATGAAATGCACCGCGCGCGTGATCCCGAACGCTACAAGACCAAGCTGTGA
- a CDS encoding type II toxin-antitoxin system VapC family toxin produces MTAASFDSNILIDALNGIGAAATELESAAEWWISRVTWIEVMSGVSPASLAATRALLASFNVDELTLAIATRAAELRNERRRLKLADAVILASAQVNNRVLVTRNTKDFPETMPGIRVPYRIEQ; encoded by the coding sequence GTGACGGCGGCGTCGTTCGACAGCAACATCCTGATCGACGCTTTGAACGGGATCGGTGCTGCAGCGACTGAGCTCGAAAGCGCGGCGGAATGGTGGATCAGCCGCGTGACGTGGATCGAGGTGATGTCCGGCGTGTCGCCCGCGTCACTGGCCGCGACGCGCGCATTGCTTGCAAGCTTCAACGTCGATGAACTCACGCTCGCCATTGCCACGCGCGCTGCCGAATTGCGCAATGAGCGGCGCCGGCTCAAGTTGGCGGATGCGGTGATCCTCGCGTCGGCGCAGGTCAACAATCGTGTACTGGTAACGCGAAACACCAAGGACTTTCCCGAGACGATGCCCGGCATTCGGGTTCCGTACAGGATCGAGCAGTAA
- a CDS encoding nucleotidyltransferase domain-containing protein, which translates to MGRAVNVGANGWLLARILRAPGDAATLDAASWTALIAIARAEQMIGTLAWRLHGTTMPPAVARILADARASAEHGRTLALWEAEAARRALAPLGVPVVLLKGTAFVAAGLMAGQGRSIGDLDILVPRASLDVVERALLANGWEWVKPDAYDDAYYRRWMHELPPLIHRDRDRMIDVHHTILPLTARITPDAEGLLADAVPLRAEDKGGLAMLSRTDVIVHAAAHLFADGDLAGGMRNLWDVHCLIEEFDAEGLVERAEHHGLGDAVGRALRLAAALYGDGATLSPGDRLCLRRITARDGWGRATRPWTRLAFYLRSHWLRMPPAMLARHLWTKWRKQGG; encoded by the coding sequence GTGGGGCGCGCTGTGAACGTTGGCGCGAACGGCTGGTTGCTGGCGCGCATCCTGCGCGCGCCGGGCGACGCGGCGACGCTGGATGCCGCGAGCTGGACCGCGCTGATCGCGATCGCGCGTGCCGAGCAGATGATCGGCACGCTCGCTTGGCGGCTGCACGGCACCACGATGCCACCGGCGGTGGCGCGAATCCTCGCCGATGCGCGCGCCTCCGCCGAACATGGCCGCACGCTGGCGCTCTGGGAGGCCGAGGCCGCGCGGCGCGCGCTGGCCCCGCTCGGCGTGCCGGTGGTGCTGCTCAAGGGCACCGCCTTCGTCGCGGCCGGGCTGATGGCGGGGCAGGGGCGCTCGATCGGCGATCTCGACATTCTCGTGCCACGCGCGAGCCTCGACGTGGTCGAGCGCGCGTTGCTCGCGAACGGCTGGGAATGGGTCAAGCCCGACGCCTATGACGACGCCTATTACCGGCGGTGGATGCACGAACTGCCGCCGCTGATCCACCGCGACCGCGACCGGATGATCGACGTCCACCACACCATCCTGCCGCTCACCGCACGCATCACCCCCGATGCCGAGGGCTTGCTGGCGGATGCGGTCCCGCTGCGGGCCGAGGACAAGGGGGGGCTGGCCATGCTGTCGCGCACCGACGTGATCGTCCACGCCGCCGCGCACCTGTTCGCCGATGGCGATCTCGCCGGCGGGATGCGCAACCTTTGGGATGTCCACTGCCTGATCGAAGAGTTCGACGCCGAGGGGCTGGTCGAGCGCGCCGAACATCATGGCCTTGGCGACGCGGTCGGCCGTGCGCTGCGGCTGGCGGCGGCGCTCTACGGGGACGGCGCGACGCTCTCCCCCGGCGACCGGCTCTGCCTGCGCCGAATCACGGCCCGGGACGGCTGGGGTCGCGCGACACGCCCGTGGACGCGGCTGGCGTTCTACCTGCGCTCGCACTGGCTGCGCATGCCACCGGCAATGCTGGCGCGGCATTTATGGACCAAATGGCGCAAGCAGGGCGGTTGA
- a CDS encoding copper chaperone PCu(A)C has protein sequence MRILGLFMAILLGLGGCSQPKQFYIDHGYVRLAAAPGRPAAAYFTLHGGPADMTLISVHTEVAIKAEIHQSMMTGNMSAMKPLDRVALPAGGTLVFKPGGMHVMLFDMNPAIKPGKTMTLDFTFSDGSRYEYDAMVIAAGAPAPKF, from the coding sequence GTGCGCATCCTCGGCCTTTTTATGGCGATCCTGCTGGGTCTCGGCGGCTGTAGCCAGCCCAAGCAATTCTATATCGACCACGGCTACGTCCGCCTCGCGGCGGCGCCGGGGCGGCCGGCGGCGGCGTATTTCACGCTGCACGGCGGCCCGGCCGACATGACGCTGATTTCGGTCCATACCGAAGTCGCGATCAAGGCCGAGATTCACCAGTCGATGATGACGGGCAATATGTCGGCGATGAAGCCGCTCGACCGTGTTGCCCTGCCCGCCGGCGGGACACTGGTGTTCAAGCCCGGCGGAATGCATGTGATGCTGTTCGACATGAACCCCGCGATCAAACCGGGCAAGACGATGACTCTGGACTTCACCTTCTCGGATGGGTCGCGCTACGAATATGACGCGATGGTGATTGCGGCTGGCGCCCCAGCACCGAAGTTTTGA
- the dnaK gene encoding molecular chaperone DnaK has translation MAKVIGIDLGTTNSCVSVMEGGKPKVIENVEGARTTPSIVAFAKDGERLVGQPAKRQAVTNPENTIFAVKRLIGRRFDDPITKKDTELVPYKIVRGNNGDAWVGAGGKEYSPSQISAFTLQKMKETAEAYLGETVTQAVITVPAYFNDAQRQATKDAGQIAGLEVLRIINEPTAAALAYGLDKDTNKTIAVYDLGGGTFDISILEIGDGVFEVKATNGDTFLGGEDFDNKLLNFLASDFQKAEGIDLTKDKLALQRLKEAAEKAKIELSSAATTEVNLPFITADATGPKHLVKAITRADLERLVEDLIQRTLEPCKKAMKDAGIQASEISEVVLVGGMTRMPKVRQVVKDFFGKEPHSGVNPDEVVAMGAAIQAGVLQGDVKDVLLLDVTPLSLGIETLGGVFTRMIDRNTTIPTKKSQTYSTADDNQNAVTIRVFQGEREMAADNKLLGQFDLVGIPPAPRGVPQIEVTFDIDANGLVNVSAKDKGTGKEQQIRIQASGGLSDRDIEQMVRDAEQFAEDDKKRRAAAEAKNNAESLIHTTERQLADNADKVDASLKGEIEAAIADAKAAVESGDPEAMKAKAEALGQVAMKLGQAIYEKQAQSEASPSAGAEAPHEDVVDAEFSEVDDTKA, from the coding sequence ATGGCAAAAGTAATCGGTATCGATCTGGGCACGACCAATAGCTGCGTCTCGGTGATGGAGGGCGGCAAGCCCAAGGTCATCGAGAATGTCGAGGGCGCGCGCACCACGCCGTCGATCGTCGCGTTCGCCAAGGATGGCGAGCGACTGGTCGGCCAGCCGGCAAAGCGCCAGGCAGTGACCAACCCGGAAAACACCATCTTCGCAGTGAAGCGCCTGATCGGCCGCCGCTTCGACGATCCCATCACCAAGAAGGACACCGAGCTGGTCCCGTACAAGATCGTGCGCGGCAACAACGGTGACGCTTGGGTCGGCGCCGGCGGCAAGGAATATTCGCCTTCGCAGATCAGCGCCTTCACGCTCCAGAAGATGAAGGAAACCGCCGAGGCCTATCTCGGCGAGACGGTGACTCAGGCGGTCATCACCGTGCCCGCATATTTCAACGACGCGCAGCGCCAGGCGACCAAGGACGCCGGGCAGATCGCGGGCCTTGAAGTGCTGCGCATCATCAACGAGCCGACGGCGGCCGCGCTCGCTTATGGTCTCGACAAGGATACCAACAAGACGATCGCGGTCTATGACCTTGGCGGCGGTACGTTCGACATCTCGATCCTCGAGATCGGTGACGGCGTGTTCGAGGTGAAGGCGACCAACGGCGACACCTTCCTCGGCGGTGAGGATTTCGACAACAAGCTGCTCAACTTCCTGGCGAGCGACTTCCAGAAGGCGGAAGGCATCGATCTCACCAAGGACAAGCTGGCGCTCCAGCGTCTGAAGGAAGCGGCCGAAAAGGCGAAGATCGAGCTGTCGTCGGCGGCGACCACCGAGGTCAACCTGCCGTTCATCACGGCGGACGCCACCGGTCCGAAGCATCTCGTCAAGGCGATCACCCGCGCCGATCTCGAGCGGCTGGTCGAGGATCTGATCCAGCGGACGCTCGAGCCGTGCAAGAAGGCGATGAAGGACGCGGGCATCCAGGCCAGCGAGATTTCGGAAGTCGTTCTGGTCGGCGGCATGACGCGCATGCCCAAGGTCCGTCAGGTCGTGAAGGACTTCTTCGGCAAGGAGCCGCATTCGGGCGTTAACCCGGATGAGGTCGTCGCGATGGGCGCCGCCATTCAGGCGGGCGTGCTTCAGGGCGACGTCAAGGACGTGCTGCTGCTCGACGTGACGCCACTGTCGCTCGGCATCGAGACGCTGGGTGGCGTGTTCACCCGCATGATCGACCGCAACACGACGATCCCGACCAAGAAGTCGCAGACCTATTCGACCGCGGACGACAACCAGAACGCCGTGACGATCCGCGTCTTCCAGGGCGAGCGTGAAATGGCGGCGGACAACAAGCTGCTCGGCCAGTTCGATCTGGTCGGCATCCCGCCCGCACCGCGCGGCGTGCCGCAGATCGAAGTGACGTTCGACATCGACGCCAACGGCCTCGTCAACGTGTCCGCCAAGGACAAGGGCACCGGCAAGGAGCAGCAGATCCGCATCCAGGCCTCGGGCGGTCTGTCGGATCGCGACATCGAGCAGATGGTCCGCGACGCCGAGCAGTTCGCCGAGGACGACAAGAAGCGCCGTGCGGCGGCCGAGGCGAAGAACAACGCCGAGAGCCTGATCCACACGACCGAGCGTCAGCTCGCCGACAATGCCGACAAGGTCGATGCGTCGCTCAAGGGCGAGATCGAAGCGGCGATCGCTGACGCCAAGGCGGCCGTCGAGAGCGGCGATCCCGAGGCGATGAAGGCCAAGGCCGAAGCGCTCGGCCAGGTCGCGATGAAGCTCGGTCAGGCGATCTACGAGAAGCAGGCGCAGTCCGAGGCTTCGCCTTCGGCTGGTGCCGAGGCGCCGCACGAGGACGTGGTCGACGCGGAATTCTCCGAAGTCGACGACACCAAGGCGTAA
- a CDS encoding HPr-rel-A system PqqD family peptide chaperone has product MAAVYRAARADALRIVPLDAFTAIYHRASGITHLVGPPAPEILAALGPDGLTLGELIARLGESYDLLDADEAALGARLDELVAAGLVSTA; this is encoded by the coding sequence TGTACCGTGCCGCGCGGGCCGACGCGTTGCGGATCGTGCCGCTCGACGCCTTCACCGCGATCTATCACCGTGCTTCCGGCATCACGCACCTCGTCGGGCCGCCCGCGCCCGAGATCCTCGCGGCGCTCGGGCCGGACGGGCTGACGCTTGGCGAGCTGATCGCGCGGCTCGGCGAAAGCTATGATCTGCTCGACGCGGATGAGGCCGCGCTCGGCGCTCGGCTCGACGAACTGGTCGCGGCGGGTCTGGTGAGCACGGCATGA
- the glmS gene encoding glutamine--fructose-6-phosphate transaminase (isomerizing), with protein sequence MCGIVGIVGQEPVADRLLDGLKRLEYRGYDSAGIATDFEGRIERRRASGKLVHLATELAEHPLPGTTGIAHTRWATHGGPTTNNAHPHATEEVALVHNGIIENFKPLRDELIARGRVFTSETDTEVVAHLISEKVEAGLAPADAVREVLPRLHGAFALAILFRQHPDLLIGARLGSPLVVGYGDGETYLGSDALALAPLTQRIAYLDEGDWVVIDKDGAQIFDRDNTPVERAVTISGVTGELISKGNHRHYMLKEIYEQPIVVAQTLRSYLQRMEDRVTLPIPEFDLSTVKRVTIVACGTSYYAGMVAKYWFEQFARVPVDLDVASEFRYRQPVMEEGGLMIVISQSGETADTLAALRHAKAEGQTIAAVVNVPTSSMAREADLLLPTHAGPEIGVASTKAFTCQLAVLAALAANLARAKGKLNAAEEKAIVKHLSEAPAALNGALAYDETIADMAHLIAGARDVLYLGRGTDYPLALEGALKLKEISYIHAEGYAAGEMKHGPIALIDDAVPVIVIAPSGPLFDKTVSNMQEVQARGGKVVLISDYDGVQAAGEGCIATITMPKVHPLIAPLVYAVPVQLLAYHVAVAKGTDVDQPRNLAKSVTVE encoded by the coding sequence ATGTGTGGAATCGTTGGAATCGTCGGCCAGGAGCCGGTCGCGGATCGTCTGCTCGATGGGCTGAAGCGGCTCGAATATCGCGGCTATGATTCGGCTGGCATCGCCACCGATTTCGAAGGTCGGATCGAGCGGCGGCGCGCGTCGGGCAAGCTCGTCCATCTCGCGACCGAACTCGCCGAGCATCCGTTGCCCGGCACCACCGGCATCGCGCACACGCGCTGGGCGACGCATGGCGGGCCGACCACCAACAACGCGCATCCGCATGCGACCGAGGAAGTCGCGCTGGTCCACAACGGCATCATCGAGAACTTCAAGCCGCTGCGCGACGAACTGATCGCGCGCGGCCGCGTCTTCACCAGCGAGACCGATACCGAGGTGGTCGCGCATCTGATCAGCGAGAAGGTCGAGGCTGGGCTCGCGCCCGCCGATGCGGTGCGTGAGGTGCTGCCGCGCCTTCACGGTGCGTTCGCGCTGGCGATCCTGTTCCGACAGCATCCCGATCTGCTAATCGGCGCGCGGCTCGGTTCGCCGTTGGTGGTCGGCTATGGTGATGGCGAGACCTATCTCGGCTCGGATGCGCTCGCGCTCGCGCCGCTCACCCAGCGTATCGCCTATCTCGATGAAGGCGACTGGGTCGTCATCGACAAGGACGGTGCGCAGATCTTCGATCGCGATAACACCCCCGTCGAGCGCGCCGTCACCATCTCGGGCGTGACCGGCGAGCTGATCTCCAAGGGCAATCACCGCCACTACATGCTCAAGGAGATTTATGAGCAGCCGATCGTCGTCGCGCAGACGCTTCGCTCGTATCTTCAGCGCATGGAAGACCGGGTGACGTTGCCGATCCCCGAGTTCGACCTGAGCACGGTCAAACGCGTGACGATCGTCGCGTGTGGGACGAGCTACTATGCCGGCATGGTCGCGAAATACTGGTTCGAACAGTTCGCGCGCGTGCCGGTCGATCTCGATGTCGCCAGCGAGTTCCGCTACCGTCAGCCGGTGATGGAGGAGGGCGGTCTGATGATCGTCATCAGCCAGTCGGGCGAGACCGCCGACACGCTCGCGGCGTTACGGCACGCCAAGGCCGAGGGGCAGACGATTGCCGCGGTCGTCAACGTGCCGACCAGCAGCATGGCGCGCGAGGCCGATCTGCTGCTGCCGACTCACGCCGGCCCCGAGATCGGCGTCGCCTCGACCAAGGCGTTCACCTGCCAGCTCGCCGTGCTGGCGGCGCTGGCGGCGAACCTTGCGCGCGCCAAGGGCAAGCTCAACGCCGCCGAGGAAAAGGCGATCGTCAAGCATCTGTCGGAGGCGCCGGCCGCGCTCAACGGCGCGCTCGCCTATGACGAGACGATCGCCGACATGGCGCATCTCATCGCCGGTGCGCGCGACGTGCTGTATCTGGGGCGCGGCACCGATTATCCGCTCGCGCTCGAAGGTGCGCTGAAACTCAAGGAAATCAGCTACATCCACGCCGAAGGCTATGCCGCTGGCGAGATGAAGCATGGCCCGATCGCGCTGATCGACGATGCCGTGCCGGTGATCGTCATCGCGCCGTCGGGTCCGCTGTTCGACAAGACCGTGAGCAACATGCAGGAAGTGCAGGCGCGCGGCGGCAAGGTCGTGCTGATCTCGGATTATGACGGGGTGCAGGCGGCGGGCGAGGGGTGTATCGCGACGATCACCATGCCCAAGGTCCACCCGCTGATCGCGCCGCTCGTCTATGCGGTGCCGGTGCAGTTGCTGGCGTACCATGTCGCGGTCGCCAAGGGCACCGATGTCGACCAGCCGCGCAACCTCGCGAAGTCGGTAACTGTCGAGTAA
- a CDS encoding vgr related protein has translation MSQAARPLTEGEITLARSVFGDAIDYAPVRIVLGKWAFFQPRDTVMAPRGRIHFHPKGTAYRDDFARAPLGAQALFIHEMVHVWQHQCGLFLPIRRHPFSRYHYAIRAGLPFARYGIEQQAEIVRHAFVLRHGGRVIGAAALEVYEGMLPFTAAARV, from the coding sequence TTGAGCCAGGCGGCACGGCCGCTGACCGAGGGCGAGATCACGCTCGCCCGCAGCGTGTTCGGCGATGCGATCGATTACGCGCCGGTGCGGATCGTGCTCGGCAAATGGGCGTTCTTCCAGCCGCGCGACACGGTGATGGCACCGCGCGGACGAATCCATTTCCACCCCAAGGGCACAGCCTATCGCGACGATTTCGCGCGCGCGCCGCTCGGTGCGCAGGCGCTGTTCATCCACGAGATGGTGCATGTCTGGCAGCACCAATGCGGGCTGTTCCTGCCGATCCGGCGCCATCCGTTTTCGCGCTATCACTATGCGATCCGCGCGGGCCTGCCGTTCGCGCGCTACGGCATCGAGCAGCAGGCCGAGATCGTGCGCCACGCCTTCGTGCTCCGGCATGGCGGGCGCGTGATCGGCGCGGCGGCACTTGAAGTGTACGAGGGGATGTTGCCGTTTACGGCGGCTGCGCGGGTGTAA
- a CDS encoding HAD-IA family hydrolase, giving the protein MTDFSFDIVGFDLDGTLVDSSGDLAAAVNAMLASDGRRTLTVPEVVAMTGGGVARLVRLALAATGGATDEAATRLQAVMLASYEANIAVLTRPYPGAVAAIEALRARGVRVAIVTNKLAALSEKLLADLALRDLFDTVIGGDTMGPGKQKPDPAPIQEMVRRMGGGRAAFVGDTMFDVTAAKAAGVPVVVVDFGRESVEGFGADAVIDHFDALIATLEGLGA; this is encoded by the coding sequence ATGACGGATTTTTCCTTCGATATCGTCGGATTCGACCTCGACGGCACTTTGGTCGACAGCAGTGGCGATCTCGCCGCGGCGGTGAACGCGATGCTTGCGAGCGACGGGCGGCGAACGCTCACCGTGCCCGAGGTGGTCGCGATGACCGGCGGCGGCGTGGCGCGGCTGGTGCGGCTCGCGCTCGCGGCGACCGGCGGCGCGACGGACGAAGCGGCCACGCGGCTCCAGGCGGTGATGCTCGCGTCATACGAGGCGAACATCGCGGTTTTGACCCGACCCTATCCGGGCGCAGTGGCGGCGATCGAGGCATTGCGCGCGCGTGGCGTGCGGGTGGCGATCGTCACCAACAAGCTCGCAGCGCTGTCGGAAAAGCTGCTCGCGGACCTCGCGTTGCGCGACCTGTTCGACACGGTGATCGGTGGCGATACGATGGGGCCGGGCAAGCAGAAGCCCGATCCCGCGCCGATTCAGGAAATGGTCCGGCGCATGGGTGGCGGGCGCGCCGCGTTCGTCGGCGATACGATGTTCGATGTGACGGCCGCCAAAGCCGCCGGCGTGCCGGTGGTGGTGGTGGATTTCGGGCGCGAATCCGTAGAGGGCTTCGGCGCCGACGCGGTGATCGACCATTTCGACGCGCTGATCGCGACACTGGAGGGACTGGGGGCATGA
- the glmU gene encoding bifunctional UDP-N-acetylglucosamine diphosphorylase/glucosamine-1-phosphate N-acetyltransferase GlmU, whose amino-acid sequence MDVNSPASAPPLAAIILAAGKGTRMKSDLHKVLHPVAGRPMLLNLLTNVESLAPERVVVVTGAAREQVEAAVAPLGATTALQAEQLGTGHAVAQAETALAGFDGAVLILYGDVPLVSAATMRRMLDRLAGDDAPATVVLGFRPADPAAYGRIIADADGRIVKMVEYKDASPDERAQTLCNSGLMAVRSADLFPLLAKVGNDNAAGEYYLPDIVMLAIAEGRTSVVIETDAAEVAGVNSRAELATVEATWQQARRAAAMADGATLIAPETVWFAHDTVIGRDVMIEPNVVFGPGTTIADGVTLRAFSHIEGATVARGAIIGPYARLRPGAVVGEDAHVGNFVEMKKAVLGKGAKANHLTYLGDAEVGAGANIGAGTITCNYDGYNKSLTRIGAGAFIGSNASLVAPVSIGDGALIAAGSVITADVPADALAVARGRQETRDGWAPRFRAAAKAKKDAGK is encoded by the coding sequence ATGGACGTAAATTCCCCCGCTTCTGCACCCCCGTTGGCCGCGATCATCCTTGCTGCGGGCAAGGGCACGCGGATGAAGTCCGATCTCCACAAGGTGCTCCATCCGGTCGCCGGGCGGCCGATGCTGCTCAACCTGCTGACGAACGTCGAATCGCTCGCGCCCGAGCGGGTGGTGGTGGTGACCGGCGCTGCCCGCGAGCAGGTCGAGGCGGCGGTGGCACCGCTCGGCGCGACGACCGCGCTCCAGGCCGAACAGCTCGGCACCGGCCACGCCGTCGCGCAGGCCGAAACCGCGCTGGCCGGCTTCGACGGCGCGGTGCTGATCCTCTACGGTGACGTGCCGCTGGTGAGCGCGGCGACGATGCGGCGGATGCTCGACCGGCTCGCCGGTGACGATGCGCCGGCGACGGTGGTGCTCGGCTTCCGCCCGGCCGATCCCGCCGCTTATGGCCGCATCATCGCTGACGCCGACGGTCGCATCGTCAAGATGGTCGAGTATAAGGATGCCTCGCCCGACGAGCGCGCCCAGACATTGTGCAATTCCGGGCTGATGGCGGTGCGCTCCGCCGATCTGTTCCCGCTGCTCGCCAAGGTCGGCAACGACAATGCGGCAGGCGAATATTACCTCCCTGACATCGTAATGCTCGCGATCGCCGAGGGGCGCACCTCGGTGGTGATCGAGACCGATGCCGCCGAGGTCGCGGGCGTCAACAGCCGCGCCGAGCTGGCGACGGTCGAGGCGACGTGGCAGCAGGCGCGCCGCGCCGCCGCAATGGCCGATGGCGCGACGCTGATCGCGCCCGAGACGGTGTGGTTCGCGCACGACACGGTGATTGGCCGCGACGTGATGATCGAGCCCAACGTCGTCTTCGGCCCCGGCACCACGATCGCCGACGGCGTGACGCTGCGGGCATTCAGCCACATCGAGGGCGCGACCGTCGCGCGGGGCGCGATCATCGGGCCGTATGCCCGGCTGCGCCCCGGCGCGGTGGTCGGCGAGGATGCGCATGTCGGCAATTTCGTCGAGATGAAGAAGGCGGTGCTCGGCAAGGGCGCCAAGGCCAACCATCTGACGTATCTCGGTGATGCCGAAGTCGGGGCGGGCGCCAACATCGGTGCGGGTACGATCACCTGCAATTACGATGGCTACAACAAGTCGCTGACTCGGATCGGCGCGGGCGCGTTCATCGGCTCGAACGCCTCACTGGTGGCGCCGGTCTCGATCGGCGACGGCGCGTTGATCGCGGCGGGATCGGTCATCACCGCGGATGTGCCCGCCGATGCACTGGCGGTGGCGCGCGGCCGGCAAGAGACCCGCGATGGCTGGGCGCCGCGCTTCCGGGCGGCCGCGAAGGCCAAGAAGGATGCTGGGAAATGA
- a CDS encoding HprK-related kinase A, whose protein sequence is MRHAFSVRIGPVGFRVGSDWRAPIRQLAALYAGYPRPEDGVPDFTVRLFAQRPWRRVIRPAVMIGGDFMIPDAAPLPLAQGLLAAEMAMNLQMALGQRRYLLLHASAVERDGRVLLMTGESGSGKSTLAALLSRRGWRLMGDEFALIDPVSGLAHAFPRLVSLKNAAISVAEAAMPQARFGPLLEGTPKGAIRHLVPDAAAVAGMDTPGEPALLLFPRFGFAPDIREVAPGEVFMRLTQASTNYVAMGERGFDALTRLVLGIPARAIDYPDTDHALAQVEALWGAL, encoded by the coding sequence ATGAGGCACGCCTTTTCGGTCAGGATCGGGCCTGTCGGGTTTCGCGTGGGATCGGACTGGCGCGCGCCGATCCGCCAGCTTGCCGCGCTGTACGCCGGGTATCCGCGGCCCGAGGACGGCGTGCCGGATTTCACCGTGCGGCTGTTCGCGCAGCGCCCGTGGCGGCGGGTGATCCGTCCGGCGGTGATGATCGGCGGCGATTTCATGATCCCCGATGCGGCGCCCCTGCCGCTCGCACAGGGGCTGCTCGCCGCCGAAATGGCGATGAACCTGCAAATGGCGCTCGGCCAGCGCCGGTATCTGCTGCTCCATGCGTCGGCGGTCGAGCGTGACGGGCGCGTGTTGCTGATGACGGGCGAGTCCGGGTCGGGCAAATCGACGCTCGCCGCCTTGCTGTCGCGGCGCGGCTGGCGGCTGATGGGCGATGAGTTCGCGCTGATCGATCCGGTGAGCGGGCTCGCGCACGCTTTCCCGCGCCTCGTCAGCCTCAAGAACGCCGCGATCTCGGTGGCCGAGGCGGCGATGCCTCAGGCGCGCTTCGGCCCGTTGCTGGAAGGCACGCCCAAGGGCGCGATCCGCCATCTCGTCCCCGACGCGGCTGCGGTCGCGGGGATGGATACGCCGGGCGAGCCGGCGCTGTTGCTGTTCCCGCGCTTCGGTTTCGCGCCCGACATTCGCGAGGTCGCGCCGGGCGAGGTGTTCATGCGGCTGACTCAGGCATCGACCAATTATGTCGCGATGGGCGAACGCGGCTTCGACGCGCTGACCCGGCTGGTGCTGGGCATCCCGGCGCGCGCGATCGACTATCCCGACACCGACCACGCGCTCGCGCAGGTCGAGGCGTTGTGGGGCGCGCTGTGA